The genomic region CGCGCAGCACTAACGGCGCGGTATGTTTAATCCAACGAGGACGGGGGTATTCTGTTCGCCAAAAACAGGTTATGGGGCAATAACCCGACCAGTACGGCGATCCAGACAGCGCAGCGTATTGGGTTCCCAGTACGCATTCAGGTTGCTGCTTTTCTCACAATTATCGCGATTGTCGAAGGCGGCATCGGCTTTATCCCACTCTTTTTCAGTGCGCGTATTCACTTTTTTACGCAGACTGCGAGTATCATCCCACTGTTCCTTTTCCATTGCCGCATGCTGGCGGCTTTGGGCGCTATCACCCGACTCAATGACCAGTCTGCTGGTTTCTGCCTGAGCAGAAGCGGTGTACACGACGGCACCA from Citrobacter sp. RHB25-C09 harbors:
- a CDS encoding DUF1283 family protein; the encoded protein is MNITLSKRLCLTAMLLLGAVVYTASAQAETSRLVIESGDSAQSRQHAAMEKEQWDDTRSLRKKVNTRTEKEWDKADAAFDNRDNCEKSSNLNAYWEPNTLRCLDRRTGRVIAP